In Arthrobacter alpinus, a single window of DNA contains:
- a CDS encoding HAD-IIB family hydrolase gives MTPEANSMTIHAIFLDVDGTYADFGIVPEAHVLAVQAARANGHKVFLCTGRPVSMLPEHILDAGFDGLVASAGAYVEVAGEVLLDTRFSADLAGRTVAVLDAHDSVYVLEAQESLHVAPAAEQRLRRIIEAHFDKSSNGPGKGSSAILGSLLPWSAQSPLFAKVSVFESPIPMELIAAEIGAEIAVVANSIADEGAHAGELYQRTISKADGVAVAIAKLGIEQGNTIAFGDGQNDLEMVAYAGIGVAIEGSSAELLALADRTTAPPSRDGIATAFAELGLI, from the coding sequence ATGACCCCCGAAGCAAACTCCATGACCATCCACGCCATCTTCCTCGACGTTGACGGCACGTACGCTGACTTCGGAATTGTGCCCGAAGCGCATGTTCTGGCCGTGCAGGCTGCACGCGCCAACGGGCACAAGGTGTTCCTGTGCACGGGGCGGCCAGTCTCGATGTTGCCCGAACACATCCTCGATGCAGGTTTTGACGGCCTGGTTGCCAGCGCCGGCGCTTATGTGGAAGTTGCTGGTGAGGTGCTGCTGGACACCCGCTTCTCGGCGGATTTGGCGGGCCGAACCGTGGCTGTTTTGGACGCCCACGATTCCGTCTACGTATTGGAAGCCCAAGAATCACTTCACGTGGCACCGGCGGCCGAACAACGGTTGCGGCGCATCATCGAGGCGCACTTCGACAAATCATCCAACGGCCCAGGCAAGGGATCCTCCGCCATCTTGGGGTCATTGCTTCCCTGGAGCGCACAGTCACCACTGTTCGCCAAGGTTTCCGTCTTTGAATCCCCGATCCCCATGGAGCTGATTGCCGCAGAAATCGGTGCGGAGATCGCCGTCGTCGCCAACTCGATTGCCGACGAGGGAGCTCATGCCGGAGAGCTGTACCAGCGAACCATCAGCAAGGCCGACGGCGTGGCCGTCGCCATCGCGAAACTCGGGATCGAGCAGGGCAACACCATCGCGTTTGGTGATGGCCAGAACGATCTTGAAATGGTTGCCTACGCAGGCATAGGTGTCGCCATCGAGGGATCTTCCGCCGAACTCTTGGCCCTCGCCGACCGCACCACCGCGCCGCCGTCGCGCGATGGAATTGCCACTGCCTTCGCGGAACTCGGGCTGATCTAG
- a CDS encoding beta-glucoside-specific PTS transporter subunit IIABC, translated as MASVNYRTLAADILEGVGGEENIVGATHCATRLRLTLRDDAKANTAGVEKLPGVITVMKAGGQYQVVIGNEVPTVFAELGKISRFGGEEDSAEAAPAKGNIFNRFIQMVSSIFQPILWPLAAAGLFKAFLSLAGTFGWMSAEDSTYVILNASADALFYFLPLFLAITAAKRFKANQFTAMAIAGALVYPSIVALNGTQANFAGIPFSVMNYTSSVIPIIVAVWLLGYLERFLLKVLPSAIRNFMTPLLAMAIMVPLTLLTVGPATIFLANGLSSGITAMFSFAPWLAGAVMGGFWQVFVVFGLHWGLVPVMLNDIATTGSSVMMAPLLPAVLAQSAAMLAVALRSHSAKRREVAAPAAFSGFLAGVTEPGIYGVNLPLKKPFYFGIAGGAVGGAIAAMGGSAANAFVFPSLIGLPAFTAIGSFTTLLLGTGVAIAIGFLLTYFFGPRETPDTLDADAAAPSAATIASGSVKVLAPVTGTAVALSDVPDKVFASGAMGVGLGIIPDENTIHSPVAGTIAVAMKTGHAFGIKTDDGVEVLVHIGIDTVQMKGEGFAPAVTRGQRVEVGDLLATVDRAKIKDAGFSDMTIMVVTNTKNLTAVVPVGQGHLNHGVPALDIEL; from the coding sequence ATGGCTTCCGTGAATTACCGGACATTGGCCGCAGACATCCTGGAGGGTGTTGGCGGAGAAGAGAACATAGTGGGAGCCACCCACTGCGCAACCCGGCTGCGGCTCACCCTGCGCGACGACGCCAAGGCCAACACGGCCGGCGTTGAGAAGCTGCCCGGCGTGATCACCGTGATGAAGGCCGGCGGCCAGTACCAGGTGGTCATCGGCAACGAGGTCCCCACCGTGTTCGCGGAACTTGGCAAGATCAGCCGCTTCGGGGGCGAAGAAGACTCCGCCGAGGCCGCCCCGGCCAAGGGCAACATCTTCAACCGCTTCATCCAGATGGTCTCCTCCATCTTCCAGCCCATCCTGTGGCCCCTGGCGGCCGCCGGATTGTTCAAGGCCTTCCTGAGCCTGGCCGGAACCTTCGGCTGGATGTCCGCCGAGGACTCCACATACGTCATCCTGAATGCCTCAGCGGATGCCCTGTTCTACTTCCTGCCGCTGTTCCTGGCCATCACGGCCGCCAAGCGCTTCAAGGCCAACCAGTTCACCGCCATGGCCATTGCCGGCGCCCTGGTTTACCCTTCCATTGTGGCTTTGAACGGCACCCAGGCGAACTTCGCCGGAATCCCGTTTTCCGTCATGAACTACACCAGTTCCGTCATCCCGATCATCGTGGCCGTCTGGCTGCTGGGATACCTGGAACGCTTCCTGCTCAAGGTGCTGCCTTCGGCCATCCGCAACTTCATGACCCCCCTGCTGGCCATGGCCATCATGGTTCCGCTGACGCTGCTGACCGTCGGTCCCGCCACGATCTTCCTGGCCAACGGCCTCTCCTCCGGCATCACGGCCATGTTCAGCTTCGCACCGTGGCTGGCCGGAGCGGTCATGGGCGGCTTCTGGCAGGTCTTCGTGGTGTTCGGCCTGCACTGGGGCCTGGTTCCCGTCATGCTCAACGACATCGCCACGACCGGCTCCTCCGTCATGATGGCACCCCTGCTGCCTGCTGTCCTGGCACAGTCGGCCGCCATGCTGGCCGTTGCCCTGCGCAGCCACAGCGCCAAGCGCCGTGAGGTTGCGGCACCGGCGGCGTTCTCCGGCTTCCTGGCCGGCGTCACCGAGCCCGGCATCTACGGCGTGAACCTGCCCCTGAAGAAGCCGTTCTACTTCGGCATAGCCGGCGGTGCCGTGGGCGGTGCCATCGCAGCCATGGGCGGCAGCGCCGCCAACGCCTTCGTGTTCCCGTCCTTGATCGGACTGCCCGCCTTCACCGCGATCGGAAGCTTCACCACCCTTCTGCTGGGCACCGGCGTTGCCATCGCCATCGGCTTCCTGCTGACCTACTTCTTTGGCCCCCGCGAAACCCCTGACACTCTCGACGCCGACGCTGCGGCACCCTCCGCCGCGACGATCGCCAGCGGCAGCGTCAAGGTCCTCGCCCCCGTGACCGGAACCGCCGTCGCCCTTTCCGATGTGCCGGACAAGGTCTTCGCCTCAGGCGCCATGGGTGTTGGACTGGGCATCATCCCCGACGAAAACACCATCCACTCCCCCGTGGCAGGCACCATTGCGGTGGCCATGAAGACCGGTCATGCCTTTGGCATCAAGACCGACGACGGCGTGGAGGTGCTGGTGCACATCGGCATCGACACCGTCCAGATGAAGGGTGAGGGCTTTGCACCCGCCGTGACTCGTGGCCAGCGGGTGGAGGTCGGCGATCTGCTGGCAACAGTCGACCGGGCCAAGATCAAGGACGCCGGCTTCAGCGACATGACCATCATGGTGGTCACGAACACGAAGAATCTCACGGCCGTTGTTCCCGTCGGCCAGGGCCACCTGAACCACGGTGTCCCCGCACTGGACATTGAACTCTAA
- a CDS encoding glycoside hydrolase family 1 protein, which translates to MSNATFTPATGAFPQGFLWGGATAANQIEGAYATGGKGLSIQDVMPKGITERPTEGPTADNLKQVAIDFYNRYEEDIALFAEMGFKVYRFSIAWSRIFPNGDDAEPNEEGLAFYARVLDQLEKHGIEPMVTISHYETPLNLARTYGGWTNRAMIAFYERYCEVLFERFGSRVKYWLTFNEINSVLHEPFLSGGIPTPKDELTETDLYQAIHHELVASARVTKLARTIMPEAKIGCMILALPVYPLTPHPDDVVKSMDTAHGSYAFGDIHCRGAYPGYLLRYFRDNGIELDITEQDTADLTNTVDFVSFSYYMSICDTADPAAEQGPGNIMGGVPNPTLEASEWGWQIDPQGLRVVMNDYWERWQKPLFIVENGIGAKDVLVELDGVKTVEDHYRIQYMNDHLVQVREAIADGVDVTGYTSWGCIDVVSASTAQMSKRYGFIYVDRNDDGSGTLERHRKKSFDWYQNVIASNGATLS; encoded by the coding sequence ATGAGCAACGCAACTTTCACGCCGGCCACCGGAGCCTTCCCGCAGGGATTCCTCTGGGGCGGCGCCACTGCCGCCAACCAGATTGAGGGCGCCTACGCCACCGGCGGCAAGGGCCTGTCCATCCAGGACGTCATGCCCAAGGGCATCACCGAGCGGCCCACCGAGGGCCCCACGGCCGACAACCTCAAGCAGGTGGCGATTGACTTCTACAACCGCTACGAAGAGGACATTGCACTCTTCGCCGAGATGGGTTTCAAGGTCTACCGCTTCTCCATCGCCTGGAGCCGCATCTTCCCCAACGGTGACGACGCGGAGCCCAACGAAGAGGGCCTGGCCTTCTATGCCCGGGTGCTTGACCAGCTGGAAAAGCACGGCATCGAACCCATGGTCACCATCAGCCACTACGAGACGCCGCTGAACCTGGCACGTACGTACGGCGGCTGGACCAACCGCGCCATGATTGCCTTCTACGAGCGCTACTGTGAAGTCCTTTTTGAGCGTTTCGGCAGCCGGGTGAAGTACTGGCTGACGTTCAACGAGATCAACTCGGTGCTCCACGAGCCCTTCCTCTCCGGCGGCATCCCCACACCGAAGGATGAGCTGACGGAGACGGATCTGTACCAGGCAATCCACCACGAGCTCGTGGCCTCGGCCCGCGTGACCAAACTGGCCCGGACCATCATGCCGGAGGCCAAGATTGGCTGCATGATCCTGGCCCTGCCGGTCTACCCGCTCACGCCGCACCCGGACGACGTGGTCAAGTCCATGGACACCGCCCACGGCAGCTACGCCTTTGGCGACATCCACTGCCGCGGCGCTTACCCCGGCTACCTGCTGCGCTACTTCCGCGACAACGGGATCGAGCTGGACATCACGGAGCAGGACACTGCGGATCTCACCAATACGGTGGACTTTGTCTCCTTCAGCTACTACATGAGCATCTGCGACACGGCCGATCCGGCAGCGGAACAGGGTCCGGGCAACATCATGGGCGGCGTGCCCAACCCCACCCTTGAGGCCTCCGAGTGGGGCTGGCAGATTGACCCGCAGGGTCTTCGCGTGGTCATGAACGACTACTGGGAACGCTGGCAGAAGCCGCTGTTCATCGTGGAAAACGGCATTGGCGCCAAGGATGTTCTGGTGGAGCTCGACGGCGTTAAAACAGTTGAGGATCACTACCGCATCCAGTACATGAACGACCACCTGGTGCAGGTCCGCGAGGCAATTGCCGACGGCGTCGACGTCACGGGATACACATCCTGGGGTTGCATTGATGTTGTCAGCGCTTCCACCGCCCAGATGAGCAAACGCTACGGCTTCATTTACGTTGACCGGAACGACGACGGAAGCGGCACCTTGGAACGCCATAGGAAGAAGTCGTTTGACTGGTACCAGAACGTCATTGCCAGCAATGGCGCAACGTTAAGCTAG
- a CDS encoding PRD domain-containing protein yields the protein MKILRVFNNNVVLAREDGDDGREVILTGRGLGFQTGPGQPIDPANIVRTFVPDDGRDPDNFGAMVAAIPPEHLALAEQALEAGRAELTIPNSTSLSVALADHLSFAIKRLRDGIAFEYPLRAEVSHLYPAELRAAKRILDHVNATLESPLDEGEAVSIALHLVNAGFTVGDLSFTYQMTGVFTQLFEVLEQASGRPIDRDTVNAARFITHLRYFFVRAGSGKQLAEGATKLRSAIRDSYPDAYATALRLQSVLELRLGEPLAEDEVTYLTLHVARLIDEQRD from the coding sequence ATGAAGATCCTGCGTGTATTCAATAACAATGTTGTTCTCGCTCGCGAAGATGGCGACGATGGCCGGGAGGTCATCCTGACCGGCCGCGGGCTGGGCTTTCAAACAGGACCCGGCCAGCCCATCGACCCGGCAAATATTGTGCGCACCTTTGTGCCCGACGACGGCCGGGACCCTGACAACTTCGGGGCCATGGTGGCAGCCATTCCGCCCGAACACCTTGCCCTTGCCGAGCAGGCCCTCGAGGCGGGTCGGGCTGAACTGACCATTCCCAACAGCACCTCACTCTCCGTAGCTCTGGCAGATCACCTCAGTTTCGCCATCAAACGCCTGCGGGACGGGATCGCGTTTGAGTACCCTCTTCGGGCAGAGGTCTCTCATCTGTACCCGGCCGAGTTGCGGGCCGCCAAGCGCATTCTTGACCATGTCAACGCCACCCTCGAGTCACCCTTGGACGAGGGCGAGGCAGTCTCGATCGCCCTGCATCTGGTCAACGCCGGCTTTACCGTGGGAGATCTTTCCTTCACGTATCAAATGACGGGGGTCTTCACACAACTTTTTGAGGTCCTGGAACAGGCTTCCGGACGCCCGATCGACCGGGACACCGTCAACGCCGCCCGCTTTATTACTCATCTGCGCTATTTCTTTGTGCGGGCAGGTTCCGGAAAACAGCTGGCCGAAGGCGCCACCAAACTGCGCTCCGCCATCCGGGATTCCTACCCTGACGCCTATGCCACGGCTTTGCGGCTCCAAAGTGTGTTGGAGCTGCGCCTCGGGGAACCCCTGGCCGAAGACGAGGTCACGTACTTGACCTTGCATGTTGCCCGCCTGATCGACGAGCAACGCGACTAA